Proteins from one methanogenic archaeon mixed culture ISO4-G1 genomic window:
- a CDS encoding glycosyl transferase GT4 family: MRFVDVNPFFYPYRGGIENRMNDTARLLTEMGHEVIILTSRLPGTEEEEVMEGGYRVIRLKSKFINVYNPPFVTSENVYETLVSLDPDSVNYNYRWAPSYNKPMKRYDGRKLFTYHNMWGEGTGAMKVASEFNDWRFRSTLESFDHIISVSNYVKEDLVRRGIPADRITTIPNGFHCKPFVRGEEEDFILSLGRIVKVKGLRYLIEAMKDIDSKLVVCGKGPELKKLEKQAARMHLGDKVEFKGYVSEEEKHHLMDSCKLFVMPSLFEAFGIAAVELMSHGRPLVCTNVNGLPETVGDGAITVDPKSPSQLADAVNSLLSDDDYRFEMGEKARKQAESFAWENFTDLLERTVFGTKSEDRP; the protein is encoded by the coding sequence ATGAGATTCGTTGACGTCAACCCGTTCTTCTACCCCTACAGGGGAGGCATCGAGAACCGTATGAACGACACCGCCCGTCTCCTCACCGAGATGGGGCATGAGGTCATCATCCTCACCAGCCGTCTTCCCGGTACGGAGGAAGAGGAGGTCATGGAGGGCGGCTACAGGGTCATTAGGCTCAAGTCGAAGTTCATCAACGTCTACAACCCGCCTTTCGTCACGTCGGAGAACGTATACGAGACGCTGGTATCCCTCGATCCCGATTCAGTGAACTACAACTACAGATGGGCTCCCAGCTACAACAAGCCCATGAAGAGGTACGACGGGAGGAAGCTGTTCACCTACCACAACATGTGGGGCGAGGGGACCGGGGCGATGAAGGTCGCATCCGAGTTCAACGACTGGAGGTTCCGCAGCACCCTCGAGAGCTTCGATCACATCATATCGGTCAGCAACTACGTCAAAGAGGACCTGGTCCGCAGGGGGATCCCGGCGGACAGGATAACCACCATCCCCAACGGATTCCACTGCAAGCCGTTCGTCAGGGGCGAGGAGGAGGACTTCATCCTCTCGCTGGGAAGGATCGTCAAGGTCAAGGGCCTGAGGTACCTGATCGAGGCCATGAAGGACATCGATTCCAAACTCGTGGTGTGCGGGAAGGGTCCCGAACTGAAGAAGCTGGAGAAGCAGGCCGCAAGGATGCATCTCGGCGACAAGGTCGAATTCAAGGGATACGTATCCGAGGAGGAGAAGCACCATCTCATGGACAGCTGCAAGCTGTTCGTCATGCCGTCGCTCTTCGAGGCGTTCGGAATAGCCGCCGTCGAGCTGATGTCCCACGGAAGGCCCCTGGTGTGCACAAACGTCAACGGTCTGCCTGAGACCGTCGGGGACGGGGCGATAACTGTGGATCCGAAAAGCCCGTCACAGCTGGCGGATGCGGTGAACTCGCTGCTTTCCGACGATGATTACAGGTTCGAGATGGGTGAGAAGGCGAGGAAACAGGCCGAATCCTTCGCCTGGGAGAACTTCACCGATCTCCTGGAGAGGACGGTCTTCGGAACAAAGTCCGAAGACCGTCCGTGA
- a CDS encoding iron ABC transporter substrate-binding protein has translation MDKKIMIALLAVVIVAGVGVAAFIMMGGGSSEKQIDYGGELKVYGNANEDSVIDAADIAYINAVIKGDKKETTFSDANHDGKVDDKDVAYVQDLIDYKTGTKVYYIDGAEKLAEVTLPIKTVVVLSNSPQLMVNAVGVKYPDVLAYTKKDSIVFKNFEGAKVISDGLDDFESVTSNGVPDAVIVGTNTTCSDGTKALYDAAGVDIIHIAGLDGKESSSSALTLGFICGHVEQSQKYSKWCHDMLDEIEKKVATIPMDKRHTALIWFGGQACAGKGGSSGGPYTEALEFAGGISVADWENYRVLNADNNTWLLNYHNEYMVRIYTMGYAVDDAARQAVYNKYGAMIDQTDAYKAGKFCVIDFTLPQILRIAYIAEYLYPDVFGAGYGDKWHQQLLDIEGIDYKANGQFLWTKEKMA, from the coding sequence ATGGATAAGAAAATCATGATTGCGCTCCTGGCCGTGGTCATCGTGGCCGGAGTCGGAGTCGCCGCCTTCATAATGATGGGAGGAGGAAGCTCCGAGAAGCAGATCGACTACGGCGGTGAGCTGAAGGTTTACGGAAACGCAAACGAGGACAGCGTCATCGACGCGGCCGACATCGCATACATCAACGCGGTGATCAAAGGGGACAAGAAGGAGACGACATTCTCCGATGCCAACCACGACGGAAAGGTCGATGACAAGGACGTGGCATACGTCCAGGACCTGATCGACTATAAGACCGGCACAAAGGTCTATTACATCGATGGAGCGGAGAAACTTGCAGAGGTAACACTTCCAATCAAGACGGTTGTAGTCCTCTCCAACTCGCCCCAGCTCATGGTCAACGCTGTTGGAGTCAAGTACCCTGATGTTTTGGCATACACCAAGAAGGACTCGATCGTTTTCAAGAACTTCGAGGGAGCCAAGGTCATCTCCGACGGGCTTGATGATTTTGAGTCCGTGACATCCAATGGTGTCCCCGATGCGGTTATCGTCGGAACAAACACGACTTGCAGCGACGGTACCAAGGCACTGTATGATGCGGCGGGTGTTGACATCATCCACATTGCCGGATTGGATGGGAAGGAGAGCTCATCATCAGCTCTGACCCTCGGTTTCATCTGCGGCCACGTTGAACAGTCCCAGAAGTACTCCAAATGGTGCCATGACATGCTCGACGAGATCGAGAAGAAGGTCGCTACCATACCCATGGACAAGCGTCACACGGCGCTCATCTGGTTTGGCGGACAGGCCTGTGCTGGAAAGGGAGGATCCTCCGGAGGACCTTACACCGAGGCATTGGAATTCGCAGGAGGAATCTCCGTTGCGGACTGGGAGAACTACAGGGTCCTCAACGCAGACAACAACACCTGGCTCCTGAACTATCACAACGAGTACATGGTGAGGATCTACACCATGGGATACGCTGTTGATGATGCAGCCCGCCAGGCCGTCTACAACAAGTATGGTGCGATGATCGACCAGACCGATGCATACAAGGCTGGTAAATTCTGTGTCATCGACTTCACACTGCCCCAGATCCTGAGGATTGCGTACATCGCCGAGTACCTCTACCCTGATGTGTTCGGAGCAGGATACGGGGATAAGTGGCACCAGCAGCTCCTGGACATCGAGGGAATCGACTACAAGGCAAACGGTCAGTTCCTTTGGACCAAGGAAAAGATGGCCTGA
- a CDS encoding glycosyl transferase GT8 family: MRVDNDHTDTGKILEQYYHMIPPVFDDDAVTIVYVISEGFSKFFAPALQSLIDNSTPGRKYDIVIMHSNVGEQNIARLTEMAPENFSIRFFNVNDAVNALFKDMLKVRSYWNVSTYYRCFIPIMMHDYRKVLYLDSDMIFLDVDSVFDADFEGKOVMGVTDAAAHHMERYMEKRAKLIKSQGVKDPKVYFNGGLIHFDVSAIDAPCFYDTIVDILTHNELPFQDQDLMNIVFYDCHKILPCRYNYQVTAWMKQFDIIEEGAOKDSYREAIVDPAIIHYVGSVKPWVNTYWPKADVFWEYAKKTSYYQEILDTDVFKGRKATENLGQKFTIWLCKNFDGDSRTFRFIQGAAWFAMKVFGKFSVL; the protein is encoded by the coding sequence ATGAGGGTGGACAACGATCACACGGACACAGGCAAGATCCTGGAACAGTACTACCACATGATACCTCCGGTCTTCGACGACGATGCGGTGACGATCGTGTACGTGATCAGCGAGGGTTTCAGTAAGTTCTTCGCACCCGCCCTGCAGTCCCTCATCGACAACTCCACCCCCGGAAGGAAGTACGACATCGTCATCATGCATTCCAACGTAGGGGAGCAGAACATAGCCAGACTCACCGAGATGGCACCCGAGAACTTCTCCATCCGCTTCTTCAACGTGAACGATGCGGTCAACGCCCTCTTCAAGGACATGCTCAAGGTCAGGTCCTACTGGAACGTGTCCACCTACTACAGGTGCTTCATCCCGATCATGATGCATGACTACAGGAAGGTCCTCTATCTGGATTCGGACATGATCTTCCTCGACGTCGATTCCGTCTTCGATGCGGACTTCGAGGGCAAATAGGTCATGGGGGTCACGGACGCCGCGGCCCACCACATGGAGAGGTACATGGAGAAGAGGGCCAAGCTCATCAAATCGCAGGGAGTGAAGGACCCCAAGGTGTACTTCAACGGCGGTCTGATCCATTTCGACGTCTCGGCGATCGACGCCCCTTGCTTCTACGACACCATCGTGGACATCCTGACGCACAACGAGCTGCCCTTCCAGGACCAGGACCTCATGAACATCGTGTTCTACGACTGTCATAAGATCCTGCCGTGCAGGTACAACTACCAGGTGACCGCCTGGATGAAGCAGTTCGACATCATAGAGGAGGGTGCCTAGAAGGACTCCTATAGGGAGGCCATCGTGGACCCCGCCATCATCCACTATGTGGGATCGGTGAAGCCCTGGGTGAACACGTACTGGCCCAAGGCGGACGTGTTCTGGGAGTATGCGAAGAAGACCTCCTACTACCAGGAGATACTCGACACCGACGTCTTCAAGGGCAGGAAGGCCACCGAGAACCTCGGTCAGAAGTTCACGATCTGGCTCTGCAAGAATTTCGACGGCGATTCCAGGACGTTCAGGTTCATACAGGGCGCAGCCTGGTTCGCCATGAAGGTCTTCGGCAAGTTCTCTGTGCTGTGA
- a CDS encoding nitrogenase component 1 type oxidoreductase has protein sequence MVKPDGFIGTVMAAEGIADSTTLLHGPDGCRKNLSVLSNKVFPRDNCCKFDMGTPYYHNMPRLPCTGIISTDYIVGAQGKLSDALRFVSQYEDNMITVVSSPGASLIGDDVNKAINDSGFESLALALDSSLISKSCGYGMDRTLEKIADFIIKDARPTVKDTVNILGLNVLSKDWQTVRKELDEILGSLGLKVTCYLGAGCTVDEIRRSASAEFNVILSPEYSKETASYYKRRFGIPAICLGYAPVGFDAIKEFIDLICERTRKDPKPARDYLGAYMQRAYRCMRSARIEVKGRTFAIDADPSTAYPLTKWLYESLAMVPVSIRSNGEDCGPLEHSLSTFLEQNHLGNCLDSEVPDFVDCMICDGNTAKLYELSKHCRRGVDVCFPSIQNVDFRESPVLGCRGAMYLLDRIMNAL, from the coding sequence ATGGTCAAACCCGATGGATTCATAGGCACGGTGATGGCCGCGGAGGGCATCGCGGATTCGACGACCCTCCTGCACGGTCCGGATGGATGCAGGAAGAATCTTTCAGTTCTGTCTAACAAGGTGTTCCCGCGTGACAACTGTTGCAAGTTCGATATGGGCACTCCGTACTACCATAACATGCCCAGATTGCCCTGTACCGGGATCATCTCCACGGATTACATCGTCGGTGCTCAGGGCAAGCTCAGCGATGCCCTGAGATTCGTCAGTCAGTACGAGGACAACATGATAACCGTCGTCTCGTCCCCCGGGGCATCCCTGATCGGAGACGATGTGAACAAGGCGATAAATGATTCAGGTTTCGAGAGTCTGGCACTTGCATTGGATTCGAGTCTCATATCCAAATCATGCGGGTACGGTATGGACAGAACGCTCGAGAAGATAGCCGATTTTATCATCAAGGATGCGCGGCCCACTGTCAAGGACACAGTGAATATCCTTGGCCTTAACGTCCTGAGCAAGGACTGGCAGACCGTCAGGAAAGAGCTTGACGAGATCCTTGGATCGCTCGGACTCAAAGTCACATGCTACCTGGGTGCGGGATGCACTGTAGATGAGATCAGGAGGTCTGCTTCCGCAGAGTTCAACGTCATCCTTTCTCCCGAATACTCGAAAGAGACCGCATCGTACTACAAGAGGAGGTTCGGGATCCCGGCAATCTGTCTGGGCTATGCGCCGGTGGGGTTCGATGCAATCAAAGAGTTCATCGATCTGATATGCGAGCGCACCAGGAAGGACCCGAAGCCTGCCAGAGATTATCTTGGAGCTTACATGCAGCGTGCCTACAGATGTATGAGATCCGCACGCATCGAGGTGAAGGGCAGGACGTTCGCGATAGACGCGGATCCCTCGACGGCATATCCATTGACGAAGTGGCTGTACGAGTCACTCGCCATGGTGCCGGTCTCGATAAGGTCCAACGGTGAGGACTGCGGGCCGCTGGAGCATTCACTTTCCACATTCTTGGAACAAAACCATTTAGGAAACTGTCTGGACTCGGAGGTCCCCGATTTCGTGGACTGCATGATCTGCGACGGTAACACGGCGAAGTTGTACGAACTATCCAAACATTGCAGGAGAGGCGTTGACGTGTGTTTCCCCTCCATACAGAATGTGGATTTCCGTGAATCCCCTGTATTGGGATGCCGCGGAGCGATGTACCTGCTGGATCGTATAATGAACGCCTTGTGA
- a CDS encoding nitrogenase iron protein NifH, translating into MISPTGIKIAIYGKGGIGKSTTSSNISYVLSKLGYRVLQMGCDPKHDSTKLLLNNSVQTTVLDYISQVPPNERSLDDVMLEGTNGIACIEAGGPQPGIGCAGRGILTSFDVLKRLGIDDVPLDFTIYDVLGDVVCGGFAVPMRQEYADVIYIVTSGEYMAIYAANNILRGASNFGNKPRIGGIILNCRGVKDEEQTVRKFADAVGLPIISVIPRDQLFQESESKGRTLSELFPESVPAKCYETIAKDISSLMYGKKELSLPKPLSDARLEEIIFGRAVSVIEPTPRKKAESRPIGMESCASRGAVYAAGRVTDLPILVHGPRACGYVMSHTQDNHYLSEISENIHLDVKLRNNVRCTDMTDGDCIFGGKEPLCRTLESMIDEGLNNIMVITTCVSGMIGDDVRNIIADEILQHPGVNIIPVMADGNLSGSSDSGRIQVVNELTKFIDESIEPTDNRLNLIDDTFMQYNIGSNDRWLRSVLSDIGMEMGTKLFEDCTVESIRTCRRNRFTAMVMDNQDLRSFFSSKLDILDGTLPOGFTQTEEWVRKVCGIIGKDPEKVLEGYRAEYEQAVARCSDSLKGRKVVFVVSSFFDIDWAVECLMDAGADVVTVFVYRMGKSSPVTRDMRCADSVPIVRDLPIRSIVERVQEIGPDLIIGSKHVAEMAGCHYAPISFEALTHHASINYLEFIDSILRTPMDEGWKSWGDGL; encoded by the coding sequence ATGATTAGTCCAACTGGTATCAAGATCGCTATTTACGGCAAGGGAGGTATCGGTAAATCAACCACATCATCGAACATTTCCTACGTCCTTTCCAAGCTTGGTTATCGTGTCCTCCAGATGGGTTGCGACCCCAAGCACGATTCGACGAAATTACTCCTAAACAATTCAGTGCAGACCACCGTACTGGATTACATATCGCAGGTCCCTCCGAACGAGAGGAGTCTCGACGACGTCATGCTTGAGGGCACCAACGGAATAGCCTGCATAGAGGCCGGCGGCCCCCAGCCCGGGATAGGCTGCGCCGGAAGAGGGATACTGACATCATTCGATGTCCTGAAGCGGCTGGGAATAGACGATGTTCCCTTGGATTTCACCATATACGATGTTCTGGGGGATGTCGTGTGCGGAGGGTTCGCCGTTCCGATGCGCCAGGAGTACGCTGATGTCATCTACATAGTGACCTCAGGCGAGTACATGGCGATCTATGCAGCCAACAACATTCTACGTGGGGCCAGCAATTTCGGGAACAAACCCCGCATCGGGGGCATCATACTCAATTGCCGTGGGGTCAAGGATGAGGAGCAGACCGTACGCAAGTTCGCCGATGCCGTAGGTCTGCCGATAATCTCCGTGATCCCGAGGGATCAGCTGTTCCAAGAGTCCGAATCCAAAGGGAGGACACTCAGTGAACTGTTTCCTGAATCGGTTCCCGCCAAATGTTACGAGACCATTGCGAAGGATATTTCGTCACTAATGTACGGGAAGAAGGAGCTCAGCCTTCCCAAACCGTTGTCCGATGCCCGTCTTGAGGAGATCATCTTCGGGAGGGCCGTCTCAGTCATCGAGCCGACTCCGAGGAAGAAGGCCGAATCACGACCCATCGGCATGGAGTCGTGTGCGTCGAGGGGGGCCGTATATGCGGCTGGAAGGGTCACGGATCTGCCCATACTGGTACATGGTCCGAGGGCCTGCGGTTACGTCATGTCCCACACACAGGACAACCATTATCTTTCCGAGATCTCAGAGAACATCCATCTGGATGTCAAGCTTCGTAACAACGTACGTTGTACAGACATGACCGACGGTGACTGCATATTCGGGGGGAAGGAACCGCTCTGCAGAACCCTGGAATCGATGATCGATGAGGGTCTCAACAACATCATGGTCATCACGACATGCGTCTCAGGGATGATCGGCGACGATGTGCGGAACATAATCGCCGACGAGATACTGCAGCATCCAGGTGTGAACATCATCCCTGTCATGGCAGACGGGAATCTTTCCGGTAGCAGCGATTCGGGAAGAATCCAGGTCGTGAACGAGCTCACCAAGTTCATCGACGAAAGCATCGAACCGACTGATAACAGATTGAACCTGATAGACGATACGTTCATGCAGTACAACATCGGCTCCAACGACCGTTGGCTCAGGAGCGTCCTGTCCGATATCGGCATGGAGATGGGGACCAAGTTGTTCGAGGACTGCACGGTGGAGTCCATACGCACCTGCCGGAGGAACAGGTTCACAGCGATGGTCATGGACAACCAGGACCTTCGTTCGTTCTTCTCATCAAAACTGGACATACTGGACGGCACTCTTCCATAGGGATTCACACAGACGGAGGAATGGGTCAGGAAGGTATGCGGAATCATCGGGAAGGATCCTGAGAAGGTCTTGGAGGGCTACAGGGCGGAATACGAGCAGGCCGTGGCCAGATGTTCTGATTCCCTCAAAGGGAGGAAGGTCGTATTCGTAGTGAGCTCCTTCTTCGACATCGACTGGGCGGTGGAATGCCTGATGGATGCTGGCGCCGATGTTGTTACGGTGTTCGTCTACCGTATGGGAAAATCATCGCCCGTGACACGTGACATGAGGTGCGCTGACAGCGTCCCGATAGTCAGGGACCTTCCCATAAGATCCATAGTCGAGAGGGTCCAGGAGATAGGGCCAGACTTGATCATCGGCAGCAAGCATGTGGCGGAGATGGCCGGATGCCATTACGCTCCGATCTCGTTCGAGGCCCTGACCCATCATGCATCAATCAATTATCTGGAATTCATAGACAGCATCCTCAGGACCCCTATGGACGAGGGCTGGAAATCATGGGGTGATGGGCTGTGA
- a CDS encoding NAD-dependent epimerase/dehydratase, giving the protein MAGKVVVTGGAGFIPSHVEDILVSKGYDVTAVDVIDRKDCHNISHLFDRPNFSYVRADASDVDSMVKATEGCDFVYHMAANSDIRNGGKDPSIDFNKTFLTTRATLEAMRVNGIKKLFFSSTSAVYGDRKGLLDENTGGLQPISYYGSCKMASESLISSYAYMNDFDALIFRFPNVIGPRLTHGVIFDFIGKLKRDPTKLQILGDGKQNKQYVYVLDLVRGICDFADRIEKGVNVYNVSTESFTDVNAIADLVCERMGLEPEYQYTGGSTGWKGDVSSFAYNVEKAKARGWKYEFDSTGSVRETLRTLDIDSIPLY; this is encoded by the coding sequence ATGGCCGGAAAGGTAGTTGTAACGGGCGGAGCGGGATTCATCCCCTCGCATGTCGAGGACATTCTTGTCAGCAAAGGATACGATGTGACGGCGGTGGACGTCATCGACAGGAAGGACTGCCACAACATCTCCCATCTGTTCGACAGACCCAACTTCAGCTACGTCAGGGCGGATGCCTCGGATGTGGATTCCATGGTGAAGGCCACCGAGGGATGCGATTTCGTGTACCACATGGCGGCCAATTCCGATATCAGGAACGGAGGGAAGGACCCCTCCATCGATTTCAACAAGACCTTCCTCACCACGCGCGCCACGTTGGAGGCCATGAGGGTCAACGGCATCAAGAAGCTGTTCTTCTCATCCACATCGGCCGTCTACGGCGACAGGAAGGGGCTCCTTGACGAGAACACGGGAGGACTCCAGCCGATATCCTATTACGGCTCATGCAAGATGGCATCCGAGTCGCTGATCTCGTCGTACGCATACATGAACGATTTCGACGCGCTCATCTTCAGGTTCCCGAACGTCATCGGCCCCCGTCTGACCCACGGCGTCATCTTCGATTTCATCGGCAAGCTCAAGAGGGACCCCACCAAGCTGCAGATCCTGGGCGACGGCAAGCAGAACAAGCAGTACGTCTACGTCCTGGACCTTGTGAGGGGTATCTGCGACTTCGCCGACAGGATCGAGAAGGGGGTCAACGTCTACAACGTCTCCACAGAATCCTTCACCGACGTGAACGCCATCGCCGACCTGGTCTGCGAGAGGATGGGTCTCGAGCCCGAATACCAGTACACCGGCGGATCCACTGGATGGAAGGGGGACGTGTCCTCCTTCGCGTACAACGTGGAGAAGGCGAAGGCCAGGGGCTGGAAGTACGAGTTCGATTCCACTGGGTCCGTCAGGGAGACCCTCAGGACGCTGGATATCGATTCGATACCGCTGTACTGA